A single window of Streptomyces aquilus DNA harbors:
- a CDS encoding SseB family protein, producing MYGYDQSAGTQQQYATPQQQMPGGYGQQPPLYPEPSPPSLADAVRAFTTGQLAAEDFQQVFATSKVYCPRGDNPGFLALHNTQQPVIPMFTSLKELRRYAGKESKYFVITGAEVIDLLPTGYGFVLDMEGEHRMVFDAKAVEQMVEFAMRRMYG from the coding sequence ATGTACGGCTACGACCAGAGCGCGGGTACGCAGCAGCAGTACGCCACGCCACAGCAGCAGATGCCGGGCGGGTACGGCCAGCAGCCGCCGCTGTACCCCGAGCCGTCCCCGCCGTCCCTCGCGGACGCGGTGCGCGCCTTCACCACCGGGCAGCTCGCCGCCGAGGACTTCCAGCAGGTCTTCGCCACGTCCAAGGTGTACTGCCCGCGCGGCGACAACCCCGGCTTCCTCGCCCTGCACAACACCCAGCAGCCGGTGATCCCGATGTTCACCTCGCTGAAGGAACTGCGCCGGTACGCGGGCAAGGAGTCCAAGTACTTCGTGATCACCGGCGCCGAGGTGATCGACCTCCTGCCGACCGGGTACGGCTTCGTCCTCGACATGGAGGGCGAGCACCGGATGGTGTTCGACGCGAAGGCGGTCGAGCAGATGGTCGAGTTCGCGATGCGGCGGATGTACGGCTGA
- a CDS encoding intradiol ring-cleavage dioxygenase, producing MHRHEHDEAHDEVHEHDRGLSYDLPVLARRRMIRLLAGAGLVSLAGCSADDDAVTSAATPGCAPIPEETAGPYPGDGSNGVNVLKESGVVRGDIRKSFGDSAGGTAEGVPLTVTLTVVDADSGCGTPRKGAAVYVWHCDREGRYSLYTEGVADENYLRGVQETDESGRVTFTSVFPGCYTGRWPHVHFEVYDSLADATAATAITSTSQLALPEDVCDTVYATEGYEASVANLGSLSLESDGVFRDGYERQLAVVEGSTDAGYTANLTVAV from the coding sequence ATGCACCGACACGAGCACGACGAGGCCCATGACGAGGTCCACGAGCACGACCGGGGGCTCTCCTACGACCTTCCCGTCCTTGCCCGCCGCCGGATGATCCGGCTGCTGGCGGGGGCGGGCCTCGTGTCGCTGGCCGGCTGTTCCGCGGACGACGACGCCGTCACCTCCGCCGCGACCCCGGGCTGCGCGCCGATCCCCGAGGAGACGGCCGGTCCGTACCCCGGTGACGGTTCGAACGGGGTGAACGTCCTCAAGGAGAGCGGTGTCGTGCGCGGCGACATCAGGAAGAGCTTCGGCGACTCCGCGGGCGGCACGGCGGAGGGTGTTCCGCTGACCGTGACGCTCACCGTCGTGGACGCGGACTCCGGCTGCGGTACGCCGAGGAAGGGCGCCGCCGTGTATGTGTGGCACTGCGACCGGGAGGGCCGCTACTCCCTTTATACGGAGGGCGTCGCGGACGAGAACTATCTGCGGGGCGTGCAGGAGACCGACGAGTCGGGGCGGGTCACCTTCACCAGCGTCTTCCCCGGCTGTTACACGGGCCGCTGGCCGCACGTTCATTTCGAGGTCTACGACAGCCTCGCGGACGCCACCGCCGCGACGGCGATCACCAGCACCTCGCAGCTGGCCCTCCCCGAGGACGTCTGCGACACGGTGTACGCCACCGAGGGCTACGAGGCGAGCGTGGCCAACCTCGGCAGCCTCTCCCTGGAGAGCGACGGCGTCTTCCGGGACGGGTACGAGCGGCAGCTGGCGGTCGTGGAGGGGAGCACGGACGCCGGATACACCGCCAACCTCACCGTTGCGGTGTGA
- a CDS encoding acyl-CoA dehydrogenase — MGHYKSNLRDIEFNLFEVLGRDKLYGTGPFEEMDVETAKSILDEMTRLAENDLAESFADADRNPPVFDPETNTAPVPASFKKSYKAFMDSEYWRLGLPEEIGGTTSPRSLIWAFAELILGANPAVWMYSSGPAFAGILFEEGNEVQKHIAKVAVEKQWGSTMVLTEPDAGSDVGAGRTKAIQQEDGSWHIEGVKRFITSGEHDMEENILHYVLARPEGAGPGTKGLSLFLVPKYLFDFETGELGERNGVYATNVEHKMGLKASNTCEMTFGDQHPAKGWLIGDKHDGIRQMFRIIEFARMMVGTKAISTLSTGYLNALEYAKERVQGTDLAAFGDKTAPKVTITHHPDVRRSLMTQKAYAEGMRALVLYTASIQDAIAVKEAAGEDAKAEHALNDLLLPIVKGYGSEKGYEQLAQSLQTFGGSGFLQEYPIEQYIRDAKIDTLYEGTTAIQGQDFFFRKIVRNQGAALNSLAEDIKKFLALGTGGEELAGAREHLAKAAVELEAIVGLMLTDLAATEQDVKNIYKVGLNTTRLLMASGDVVVGYLLLKGAAVAAEKLETASAKDKAFYTGKIAAAKFFAANVLPGVTGARKLAQNVELDLMELDEAAF; from the coding sequence ATGGGGCACTACAAGTCGAATCTCCGTGACATCGAGTTCAACCTCTTCGAAGTGCTCGGCCGCGACAAGCTGTACGGCACGGGTCCCTTCGAGGAGATGGACGTCGAGACCGCGAAGAGCATCCTCGACGAGATGACCCGTCTCGCCGAGAACGACCTGGCGGAGTCCTTCGCGGACGCCGACCGCAACCCGCCGGTCTTCGACCCGGAGACCAACACCGCGCCGGTCCCGGCCTCCTTCAAGAAGAGCTACAAGGCCTTCATGGACTCCGAGTACTGGCGGCTCGGCCTGCCCGAGGAGATCGGCGGCACCACCTCGCCCCGCTCCCTGATCTGGGCCTTCGCCGAGCTGATCCTGGGCGCCAACCCGGCCGTCTGGATGTACTCCTCGGGCCCCGCGTTCGCCGGCATCCTCTTCGAGGAGGGCAACGAGGTCCAGAAGCACATCGCCAAGGTCGCCGTGGAGAAGCAGTGGGGCTCCACGATGGTCCTCACCGAGCCCGACGCGGGCTCCGACGTCGGCGCCGGCCGCACCAAGGCGATCCAGCAGGAGGACGGCTCCTGGCACATCGAGGGCGTGAAGCGCTTCATCACGTCCGGTGAGCACGACATGGAGGAGAACATCCTCCACTACGTCCTCGCGCGTCCCGAGGGCGCCGGCCCGGGCACCAAGGGCCTGTCCCTCTTCCTCGTCCCCAAGTACCTCTTCGACTTCGAGACCGGCGAGCTGGGCGAGCGCAACGGCGTCTACGCGACCAACGTCGAGCACAAGATGGGCCTGAAGGCCTCCAACACCTGCGAGATGACCTTCGGCGACCAGCACCCCGCCAAGGGCTGGCTGATCGGCGACAAGCACGACGGCATCCGCCAGATGTTCCGCATCATCGAGTTCGCCCGCATGATGGTCGGCACGAAGGCGATCTCGACGCTGTCGACCGGTTACCTGAACGCGCTGGAGTACGCCAAGGAGCGCGTCCAGGGCACCGACCTGGCCGCCTTCGGCGACAAGACCGCGCCCAAGGTCACCATCACGCACCACCCGGACGTGCGCCGCTCGCTGATGACGCAGAAGGCGTACGCGGAGGGCATGCGCGCCCTGGTGCTGTACACCGCGTCGATCCAGGACGCGATCGCCGTGAAGGAGGCCGCGGGCGAGGACGCCAAGGCCGAGCACGCGCTCAACGACCTGCTGCTGCCGATCGTGAAGGGCTACGGCTCCGAGAAGGGCTACGAGCAGCTCGCCCAGTCGCTCCAGACCTTCGGGGGCTCCGGGTTCCTCCAGGAGTACCCGATCGAGCAGTACATCCGGGACGCCAAGATCGACACCCTGTACGAGGGCACCACCGCGATCCAGGGCCAGGACTTCTTCTTCCGGAAGATCGTCCGCAACCAGGGCGCGGCCCTGAACTCCCTCGCCGAGGACATCAAGAAGTTCCTGGCGCTCGGCACCGGCGGCGAGGAGCTGGCCGGCGCCCGCGAGCACCTCGCGAAGGCGGCCGTCGAGCTGGAGGCCATCGTCGGTCTGATGCTGACCGACCTCGCGGCCACCGAGCAGGACGTCAAGAACATCTACAAGGTCGGGCTCAACACGACCCGCCTGCTGATGGCCTCCGGTGACGTCGTCGTCGGCTACCTGCTCCTCAAGGGCGCCGCTGTCGCGGCCGAGAAGCTGGAGACCGCCTCCGCCAAGGACAAGGCGTTCTACACCGGCAAGATCGCGGCGGCGAAGTTCTTCGCGGCCAACGTCCTGCCGGGTGTCACGGGTGCGCGCAAGCTCGCCCAGAACGTCGAGCTGGACCTGATGGAGCTGGACGAGGCCGCGTTCTAG